A genomic segment from Malus domestica chromosome 05, GDT2T_hap1 encodes:
- the LOC103435961 gene encoding B3 domain-containing transcription factor ABI3-like isoform X1, with translation MKGEKVQVQVPVLHHHQDLPAEDQEDTLGVDHGEMWLDDGQETALLADINDPSIFYNDHFPPLPDFPCMSSSSSSSSTPAPVKPVTCSSSSSSSVSSSSSAASWAVLKSDAEPEDGERKRQPNQNSYHHQHSQIDDQTVDAHALSSTASMEISQPLDLGGGGGGIDCMEETETFGYMDLFEPNEFFYPSSIFQSDSLFMEQFQQDQDNQQLAMAQLLQDHHESATTIQSNPQQQKQVVGHDEENTNKDLSNENKDPDDMAMVFLEWLRSNRETVSAEDLRSVKIKKSTIECAARRLGGGKEAMKQLLKLVLEWVQTNHLQKRRSNSITTKDSNIITQQQYQDPFLNPNPNPSSRVFESNPSRNFTQTQWMAPPPHAAAYDPAAGGLLIPTPPPAPPPPATYTSMIGYMAADPFGNGPSPYQTSPEYHHHMIESGQPSWPSSPFGMGTAPYGSFPDNNIHLAPPQHHPQAFAGYGSQYQPYQYFPGNGEHQLMRLGSSATKEARKKRMARQKRLVSHHRHHGHQQNSQQLNNQMPDHHHLQQTRLVGNTTDLNCTGAVPLQANPGNWFYWPTATAAPSPSAIAMMPSIMQEAAPLPPVQQMDRPASTQAQNYNHGRSAVQERQERQERRQGWKSEKNLKFLLQKVLKQSDVGSLGRIVLPKKEAETHLPELDARDGISIAMEDIGTSRVWNMRYSFRYWPNNKSRMYLLENTGDFVRANGLQEGDFIVIYSDVKCNKYMIRGVKVRHAGPKSERQAGPKSEGNKRPGKSQRNQHASTPPGNNGSSPSSATTAHKKERVK, from the exons ATGAAGGGGGAGAAAGTTCAGGTTCAGGTTCCGGTTCTTCATCACCATCAAGATTTGCCTGCAGAAGATCAGGAGGATACTCTCGGAGTGGACCACGGAGAGATGTGGCTTGACGATGGCCAGGAGACTGCTCTTCTTGCCGATATCAATGACCCTTCCATCTTCTACAACGACCACTTCCCTCCTCTCCCGGACTTCCCATGCAtgtcctcctcttcctcctcatcctccacTCCTGCACCGGTCAAGCCAGTCACgtgctcctcctcctcctcttcatcGGTCTCCTCGTCCTCCTCCGCGGCCTCTTGGGCCGTTCTCAAGTCGGATGCGGAGCCCGAAGATGGAGAGAGAAAGCGGCAGCCCAACCAGAACAGTTACCACCACCAGCACTCGCAGATTGATGATCAGACAGTTGATGCGCATGCTTTGTCCTCCACCGCCTCGATGGAGATCTCTCAGCCGTTGGATCTcggcggtggtggtggcggaATAGATTGCATGGAAGAGACGGAAACTTTTGGGTACATGGATCTCTTTGAACCCAACGAGTTTTTTTACCCTTCTTCCATTTTCCAAAGTGACAGCCTTTTCATGGAGCAGTTTCAACAAGATCAAGATAATCAGCAATTAGCCATGGCTCAACTATTACAAGACCATCATGAAAGCGCTACTACTATTCAGTCCAATccccaacaacaaaaacaagtaGTTGGACATGATGAGGAGAATACTAATAAGGATCTGAGTAATGAAAACAAGGATCCGGACGACATGGCCATGGTGTTCTTGGAGTGGCTGAGGTCCAACAGAGAGACGGTCTCCGCCGAAGACTTGAGAAGTGTGAAGATCAAGAAGTCGACGATCGAGTGCGCCGCCAGGCGCTTGGGCGGAGGAAAAGAGGCCATGAAGCAGTTGCTTAAACTTGTGCTTGAGTGGGTTCAGACCAACCATCTCCAAAAGAGGCGCAGCAATAGCATCACCACCAAAGACTCCAACATAATCACCCAACAACAGTACCAAGATCCttttctaaaccctaaccctaaccctagttCTAGAGTATTTGAATCAAACCCTTCTCGTAATTTCACTCAAACACAATGGATGGCGCCTCCACCACATGCAGCCGCCTATGATCCGGCAGCGGGGGGACTACTTATCCCCACTCCTCCTCCGGCTCCTCCTCCGCCTGCGACTTATACTTCCATGATAGGGTACATGGCAGCTGACCCTTTTGGGAATGGGCCAAGCCCATACCAAACATCTCCGGAGTatcatcatcacatgattgaaTCCGGTCAGCCATCATGGCCGTCTTCTCCGTTCGGTATGGGAACAGCCCCTTACGGGTCATTCCCGGATAATAACATTCACCTAGCCCCTCCCCAACACCATCCCCAGGCTTTTGCTGGGTATGGCAGTCAATACCAGCCTTATCAATATTTTCCCGGGAATGGTGAGCATCAGTTGATGAGGTTAGGGTCTTCGGCTACCAAAGAGGCGAGGAAGAAACGGATGGCGAGGCAGAAAAGGCTTGTGTCTCACCATAGGCACCACGGCCATCAACAGAATTCTCAGCAACTTaataatcaaatgccagatcaTCACCATCTTCAGCAGACAAGGCTTGTTGGGAACACTACTGATCTTAATTGCACTGGTGCTGTGCCGCTGCAGGCCAATCCGGGCAACTGGTTTTACTGGCCCACCGCCACAGCAGCCCCGTCCCCTTCTGCCATTGCCATGATGCCTAGCATTATGCAGGAAGCCGCACCACTTCCTCCAGTGCAGCAGATGGATCGGCCAGCTAGTACTCAAGCACAGAATTACAATCACGGTCGTAGTGCTGTGCAAGAAAGACAAGAAAGACAGGAGAGGCGTCAG ggatggAAATCTGAGAAGAATCTGAAGTTTCTTCTTCAGAAGGTGTTGAAGCAGAGTGACGTGGGTAGTCTTGGAAGAATTGTATTGCCAAAA AAAGAAGCAGAAACCCATCTTCCTGAATTGGATGCAAGAGATGGGATTTCCATTGCAATGGAGGACATTGGGACTTCTCGTGTGTGGAACATGCGCTACAG TTTCAGGTACTGGCCCAACAACAAAAGCAGGATGTATCTCCTTGAAAACACAG GAGATTTTGTGAGAGCAAATGGACTCCAAGAAGGAGACTTCATAGTCATCTACTCCGACGTGAAATGTAACAAATAT ATGATACGAGGAGTGAAAGTACGGCATGCGGGGCCAAAATCAGAGAGGCAAGCCGGGCCAAAATCAGAGGGCAACAAAAGGCCAGGAAAGTCGCAAAGGAACCAGCATGCAAGCACTCCACCTGGCAACAATGGTTCGTCACCTTCTTCAGCCACAACGGCACACAAGAAAGAAAGAGTGAAGTAA
- the LOC103435961 gene encoding B3 domain-containing transcription factor ABI3-like isoform X2, producing MKGEKVQVQVPVLHHHQDLPAEDQEDTLGVDHGEMWLDDGQETALLADINDPSIFYNDHFPPLPDFPCMSSSSSSSSTPAPVKPVTCSSSSSSSVSSSSSAASWAVLKSDAEPEDGERKRQPNQNSYHHQHSQIDDQTVDAHALSSTASMEISQPLDLGGGGGGIDCMEETETFGYMDLFEPNEFFYPSSIFQSDSLFMEQFQQDQDNQQLAMAQLLQDHHESATTIQSNPQQQKQVVGHDEENTNKDLSNENKDPDDMAMVFLEWLRSNRETVSAEDLRSVKIKKSTIECAARRLGGGKEAMKQLLKLVLEWVQTNHLQKRRSNSITTKDSNIITQQQYQDPFLNPNPNPSSRVFESNPSRNFTQTQWMAPPPHAAAYDPAAGGLLIPTPPPAPPPPATYTSMIGYMAADPFGNGPSPYQTSPEYHHHMIESGQPSWPSSPFGMGTAPYGSFPDNNIHLAPPQHHPQAFAGYGSQYQPYQYFPGNGEHQLMRLGSSATKEARKKRMARQKRLVSHHRHHGHQQNSQQLNNQMPDHHHLQQTRLVGNTTDLNCTGAVPLQANPGNWFYWPTATAAPSPSAIAMMPSIMQEAAPLPPVQQMDRPASTQAQNYNHGRSAVQERQERQERRQGWKSEKNLKFLLQKVLKQSDVGSLGRIVLPKKEAETHLPELDARDGISIAMEDIGTSRVWNMRYRYWPNNKSRMYLLENTGDFVRANGLQEGDFIVIYSDVKCNKYMIRGVKVRHAGPKSERQAGPKSEGNKRPGKSQRNQHASTPPGNNGSSPSSATTAHKKERVK from the exons ATGAAGGGGGAGAAAGTTCAGGTTCAGGTTCCGGTTCTTCATCACCATCAAGATTTGCCTGCAGAAGATCAGGAGGATACTCTCGGAGTGGACCACGGAGAGATGTGGCTTGACGATGGCCAGGAGACTGCTCTTCTTGCCGATATCAATGACCCTTCCATCTTCTACAACGACCACTTCCCTCCTCTCCCGGACTTCCCATGCAtgtcctcctcttcctcctcatcctccacTCCTGCACCGGTCAAGCCAGTCACgtgctcctcctcctcctcttcatcGGTCTCCTCGTCCTCCTCCGCGGCCTCTTGGGCCGTTCTCAAGTCGGATGCGGAGCCCGAAGATGGAGAGAGAAAGCGGCAGCCCAACCAGAACAGTTACCACCACCAGCACTCGCAGATTGATGATCAGACAGTTGATGCGCATGCTTTGTCCTCCACCGCCTCGATGGAGATCTCTCAGCCGTTGGATCTcggcggtggtggtggcggaATAGATTGCATGGAAGAGACGGAAACTTTTGGGTACATGGATCTCTTTGAACCCAACGAGTTTTTTTACCCTTCTTCCATTTTCCAAAGTGACAGCCTTTTCATGGAGCAGTTTCAACAAGATCAAGATAATCAGCAATTAGCCATGGCTCAACTATTACAAGACCATCATGAAAGCGCTACTACTATTCAGTCCAATccccaacaacaaaaacaagtaGTTGGACATGATGAGGAGAATACTAATAAGGATCTGAGTAATGAAAACAAGGATCCGGACGACATGGCCATGGTGTTCTTGGAGTGGCTGAGGTCCAACAGAGAGACGGTCTCCGCCGAAGACTTGAGAAGTGTGAAGATCAAGAAGTCGACGATCGAGTGCGCCGCCAGGCGCTTGGGCGGAGGAAAAGAGGCCATGAAGCAGTTGCTTAAACTTGTGCTTGAGTGGGTTCAGACCAACCATCTCCAAAAGAGGCGCAGCAATAGCATCACCACCAAAGACTCCAACATAATCACCCAACAACAGTACCAAGATCCttttctaaaccctaaccctaaccctagttCTAGAGTATTTGAATCAAACCCTTCTCGTAATTTCACTCAAACACAATGGATGGCGCCTCCACCACATGCAGCCGCCTATGATCCGGCAGCGGGGGGACTACTTATCCCCACTCCTCCTCCGGCTCCTCCTCCGCCTGCGACTTATACTTCCATGATAGGGTACATGGCAGCTGACCCTTTTGGGAATGGGCCAAGCCCATACCAAACATCTCCGGAGTatcatcatcacatgattgaaTCCGGTCAGCCATCATGGCCGTCTTCTCCGTTCGGTATGGGAACAGCCCCTTACGGGTCATTCCCGGATAATAACATTCACCTAGCCCCTCCCCAACACCATCCCCAGGCTTTTGCTGGGTATGGCAGTCAATACCAGCCTTATCAATATTTTCCCGGGAATGGTGAGCATCAGTTGATGAGGTTAGGGTCTTCGGCTACCAAAGAGGCGAGGAAGAAACGGATGGCGAGGCAGAAAAGGCTTGTGTCTCACCATAGGCACCACGGCCATCAACAGAATTCTCAGCAACTTaataatcaaatgccagatcaTCACCATCTTCAGCAGACAAGGCTTGTTGGGAACACTACTGATCTTAATTGCACTGGTGCTGTGCCGCTGCAGGCCAATCCGGGCAACTGGTTTTACTGGCCCACCGCCACAGCAGCCCCGTCCCCTTCTGCCATTGCCATGATGCCTAGCATTATGCAGGAAGCCGCACCACTTCCTCCAGTGCAGCAGATGGATCGGCCAGCTAGTACTCAAGCACAGAATTACAATCACGGTCGTAGTGCTGTGCAAGAAAGACAAGAAAGACAGGAGAGGCGTCAG ggatggAAATCTGAGAAGAATCTGAAGTTTCTTCTTCAGAAGGTGTTGAAGCAGAGTGACGTGGGTAGTCTTGGAAGAATTGTATTGCCAAAA AAAGAAGCAGAAACCCATCTTCCTGAATTGGATGCAAGAGATGGGATTTCCATTGCAATGGAGGACATTGGGACTTCTCGTGTGTGGAACATGCGCTACAG GTACTGGCCCAACAACAAAAGCAGGATGTATCTCCTTGAAAACACAG GAGATTTTGTGAGAGCAAATGGACTCCAAGAAGGAGACTTCATAGTCATCTACTCCGACGTGAAATGTAACAAATAT ATGATACGAGGAGTGAAAGTACGGCATGCGGGGCCAAAATCAGAGAGGCAAGCCGGGCCAAAATCAGAGGGCAACAAAAGGCCAGGAAAGTCGCAAAGGAACCAGCATGCAAGCACTCCACCTGGCAACAATGGTTCGTCACCTTCTTCAGCCACAACGGCACACAAGAAAGAAAGAGTGAAGTAA